GGTGAGTATCCTTGGCAACAAAATGACCAGAAAGATGAACTGCTGTTTGTCATCAAAGGCAGACTGCTACTGATGTACCACGAGCGTAATATATGGGTGGAAGCTGGAGAATTTATCGTTGTACCAAAGGGAGTTTCCTACAAGCTGTTTATCCCGAATGGCGACTGTCATCTACTGGCGATTGAACCGAAAAAATTTGCTGCTCTCAAGCGCTGCTCCTAAGACGATCAACATAGAAAATCGAGCGCTATTCGTTCGCGGATAGTGATGATATAGAGCT
The window above is part of the Brevibacillus antibioticus genome. Proteins encoded here:
- a CDS encoding cupin domain-containing protein produces the protein MEKVNVAQHLSHLQDSWGSLVVGELNDTSIKLEKLQGEYPWQQNDQKDELLFVIKGRLLLMYHERNIWVEAGEFIVVPKGVSYKLFIPNGDCHLLAIEPKKFAALKRCS